A single genomic interval of Primulina huaijiensis isolate GDHJ02 chromosome 7, ASM1229523v2, whole genome shotgun sequence harbors:
- the LOC140981255 gene encoding BTB/POZ domain-containing protein At5g41330-like — translation MPPFAGSKPISNGFHLDSNSNIVTIDVGGQLFQTTKQTLSLAGSKSLFSKISNSDQVIPFIDRDPELFSILLSLLRTGNLPSKAKAYDIQDLIFESQFYGIENLLINSQSNPSQFDAFNLEKSSVLPLNGRDSPSSISTTPYGSLLVAHGSKITSFDWSLNRKSTILTQFTAIDSLLALSPAVAAAGATDFSGLQIIDLDKGYVKETLNWENVTRSGSTVQAIGASQEHLFSSFESSRRNSNCIMIYDLNNSLSPVTKIGHYEIFGADLDSAIPATKLQWISTYNLLLASGSHSGPSGVLGNIKFWDIRSGNVAWELKEKVDCFSDVTVSDSHFGMFKVGVSTGEVFFADLRYMDADMPWVCLGDERKVANGKKEGFGCRVESHGNQVFCSKGGNLEIWSEVLMGSLANRDVGLPERLFRKNKMGRAKDMGGSRITNLCFGGNKMFVTRKDQQCVEVWNSVRGV, via the coding sequence ATGCCACCTTTTGCAGGATCGAAGCCTATTTCAAATGGGTTTCATCTGGATTCAAATTCAAACATAGTTACGATAGATGTGGGAGGCCAGCTTTTTCAAACCACCAAACAGACCCTTTCTCTTGCTGGTTCCAAATCATTATTCTCCAAGATTTCCAATTCTGATCAGGTTATCCCCTTTATTGACAGAGACCCTGAACTTTTTTCAATATTGCTTTCCCTCCTTAGGACTGGAAATCTTCCCTCAAAAGCCAAAGCCTATGATATTCAAGACCTGATTTTTGAGTCCCAATTTTATGGTATTGAAAATCTTCTCATAAATTCCCAATCAAACCCTTCTCAGTTTGATGCCTTTAATCTCGAAAAATCGTCTGTTTTGCCTTTGAATGGCCGAGACTCGCCCTCCTCTATTTCCACCACACCTTATGGATCACTCCTCGTCGCTCATGGAAGTAAAATCACATCTTTTGATTGGtcattgaataggaaatccacTATTTTGACCCAATTTACAGCTATTGATTCATTACTAGCATTGTCCCCTGCGGTAGCTGCTGCTGGTGCCACCGACTTTTCAGGGCTACAGATCATCGATCTTGACAAGGGTTATGTTAAGGAGACCTTGAATTGGGAGAATGTCACTAGGTCTGGTTCCACAGTTCAGGCCATTGGGGCATCACAAGAACACCTGTTCTCTAGCTTCGAGTCGAGCAGGAGAAATTCGAATTGCATTATGATATATGATCTCAACAATAGTTTAAGCCCTGTGACTAAGATTGGCCACTATGAAATTTTCGGTGCTGATCTTGATTCTGCTATCCCAGCAACAAAATTGCAATGGATCTCGACATATAATTTGTTGTTGGCCTCCGGTTCTCACAGCGGTCCATCTGGAGTATTGggaaatattaagttttgggaCATTAGGAGTGGCAATGTAGCTTGGGAACTCAAGGAAAAAGTCGATTGCTTTTCTGATGTGACGGTCTCAGATTCGCACTTTGGGATGTTTAAGGTCGGTGTGAGTACGGGGGAAGTGTTCTTCGCGGATTTGAGATACATGGATGCAGATATGCCTTGGGTTTGTCTTGGTGATGAAAGAAAGGTCGCGAATGGGAAGAAAGAAGGGTTCGGATGTAGAGTTGAAAGCCATGGAAATCAGGTTTTTTGTAGTAAAGGAGGAAATCTAGAGATATGGTCAGAAGTTTTGATGGGATCGTTGGCGAACCGGGACGTTGGATTGCCGGAGAGATTGTTTAGGAAGAACAAGATGGGAAGAGCAAAGGATATGGGAGGCAGCCGGATAACGAATTTGTGTTTCGGAGGGAACAAGATGTTTGTTACTAGGAAGGATCAACAGTGTGTGGAAGTTTGGAATTCGGTTAGAGGCGTCTGA
- the LOC140980951 gene encoding uncharacterized protein, whose protein sequence is MMVKMDTREDSSRFGMFPNTTLRNLSSSSSAFFSANQSPFFSPNSAACRVSMHPDIPCQATSTNMESLDLNFRTAESESLTRSKFASIDTYPHETALKLENESSSTGISNSPLSSYSAGRQNDYSRQRCKSKKTERFLETSVPSMSFTSNRLRSCDVYIGFHGQKPLLLRFTNWLRAELEVHGLSCFVTDRARCRNSRKHSIVEKAMDASTFGVVILTRKSFKNPHSIEELRFFSSKKNLVPVYFDLSPNDCLVRDIIEKRGELWEKYGGELWLLYGGLEKEWKGAVGALSRADEWKLEAHEGKWRDCILRAVTLLALRLGRRSVVDRITKWRDKAEKEEFPYLRNENFVGRKRELSELEFMLFGDVSGDSEKDYVKLKARPMRNNLTVGWGRTNSMDGKPQSESAKRKGKEPIAWKESEKEIEMQNTEFSIPQQPTQKSKSSGKPSRRRRSMKVVYGKGIACLSGDSGIGKTELLIEFAYRFHQRYKMVLWIGGESRYIRQNYLNLWSFLEIDVGVESCTEKSRTKSFEEQEEAAIARVRKELMRNIPFLVIIDNLESEKDWWDHKLVMDLLPRFGGETHVIISTRLSSVMNLEPLKLSYLSGVEAMSLMLGSIKDLSITEIDALRAIEEKLGRLTLGLAIVGVILSELPINPSRLLDTINRMPLRDAAWGRENHSLRRNNFLLQLFEVCFSIFDHADGPRSLATRMALASGWFAPAPIPVPMLALAAHKIPEKRQNRQFLKKILRSLSCGFTSSYARRSEAEASSLLLRFNIARGCSKEGFIQFNGLVKLYARKRGITGVAHAMVQAVISRGIISSHSDHIWAACYLLLGFGKDPIVVELKISEFLLVVKEVILPLAIRTFITFSRCSAALELLRLCTDALEAADQEFVTPVESWLDKSFCWKPVQTNAQLNPCIWQELALARATVLEVRSKLMVRGGQFDVGDDLIRKAVFIRTSICGENHPDTISARETLSKLTRLLANVQNHTSP, encoded by the coding sequence ATGATGGTAAAAATGGATACTCGTGAGGACAGCTCTAGATTCGGGATGTTTCCTAATACAACATTGAGGAATCTGTCATCATCCTCATCAGCATTTTTTTCGGCCAATCAATCACCTTTCTTCTCTCCCAACTCAGCGGCATGTCGTGTATCTATGCATCCCGACATTCCATGTCAAGCCACCAGTACAAACATGGAGTCTCTAGATTTAAATTTCCGGACTGCAGAATCTGAGTCTTTAACAAGAAGTAAATTTGCCTCGATAGACACGTATCCCCATGAAACAGCATTGAAGTTGGAGAATGAATCTTCTTCCACAGGAATATCTAATAGTCCCTTGTCAAGTTACAGCGCGGGACGTCAAAATGATTATTCTAGACAAAGGTGTAAGAGCAAAAAGACCGAAAGATTTCTTGAAACTTCAGTTCCTTCAATGTCCTTTACTTCAAATAGACTGAGGAGCTGCGACGTGTACATAGGTTTTCACGGCCAGAAGCCTTTATTGCTGCGATTTACTAATTGGCTTCGTGCTGAATTAGAGGTACATGGTCTGAGTTGTTTTGTAACAGATAGGGCTAGGTGTCGAAACTCTCGGAAACATAGCATTGTTGAGAAAGCAATGGATGCTAGCACATTTGGAGTTGTCATCTTGACCAGAAAGTCATTCAAAAATCCACACTCTATTGAAGAGCTGAGGTTCTTCTCGAGCAAGAAGAATTTGGTTCCCGTGTACTTTGATTTGAGTCCAAATGATTGCCTTGTGAGAGATATAATCGAGAAAAGAGGTGAGCTCTGGGAAAAATATGGTGGCGAGCTATGGCTACTCTATGGTGGGCTTGAGAAGGAGTGGAAAGGTGCTGTTGGTGCCCTTTCTCGTGCCGATGAGTGGAAACTCGAGGCTCACGAGGGTAAATGGAGGGATTGCATATTACGAGCCGTGACCCTCTTGGCATTGAGGCTGGGAAGACGAAGTGTTGTCGATAGAATAACCAAGTGGAGAGACAAAGCAGAGAAAGAAGAGTTTCCTTACCTTCGAAACGAGAATTTTGTCGGTCGGAAAAGGGAGTTATCCGAGCTTGAATTCATGCTCTTCGGTGATGTTAGTGGTGATTCCGAGAAAGACTATGTTAAACTCAAGGCCAGACCAATGAGAAACAACTTGACAGTTGGTTGGGGAAGGACGAATTCAATGGACGGGAAACCTCAAAGTGAGAGTGCCAAGAGGAAAGGGAAAGAACCAATAGCATGGAAGGAATCGGAAAAGGAAATCGAGATGCAGAACACTGAATTTTCTATACCACAGCAACCTACACAAAAGTCGAAGAGTAGTGGCAAGCCCAGTAGGAGAAGGAGATCTATGAAAGTAGTGTATGGAAAAGGAATCGCTTGTTTATCAGGAGATTCTGGAATCGGGAAGACAGAGTTGCTTATAGAGTTCGCTTACCGTTTCCATCAAAGGTATAAAATGGTCCTATGGATTGGTGGGGAAAGCAGATACATCCGACAAAATTACTTGAACTTATGGTCATTCTTGGAAATCGACGTAGGGGTGGAGAGCTGCACAGAGAAAAGCCGAACTAAAAGCTTTGAAGAGCAAGAGGAAGCAGCGATAGCCAGAGTTCGAAAGGAGCTAATGCGAAACATTCCCTTTTTAGTGATAATCGACAATTTGGAAAGTGAAAAGGACTGGTGGGATCATAAACTGGTTATGGACTTGCTACCTCGTTTTGGTGGGGAAACACATGTTATTATATCCACACGGTTATCCAGTGTGATGAATCTGGAGCCTTTAAAACTTTCTTACCTTTCTGGGGTGGAGGCAATGTCTTTAATGCTTGGAAGCATCAAAGATCTATCAATCACGGAAATAGATGCATTACGGGCTATTGAGGAAAAACTTGGAAGGTTAACTCTAGGTCTTGCTATAGTAGGAGTAATTCTTTCTGAGCTTCCTATTAATCCGAGTCGCCTTTTGGATACCATTAATCGAATGCCTTTGAGGGATGCTGCATGGGGCCGTGAAAACCATTCATTAAGGCGGAACAATTTCCTTCTGCAGCTTTTCGAGGTCTGTTTTTCCATATTTGACCATGCGGATGGGCCAAGGAGTTTGGCGACAAGAATGGCTCTAGCAAGTGGTTGGTTTGCTCCGGCACCCATACCAGTCCCCATGTTAGCTTTGGCCGCTCATAAAATACCCGAAAAACGCCAAAACCGACAGTTCTTGAAAAAGATACTCCGCTCCTTAAGCTGTGGTTTCACATCATCATATGCCCGCAGATCAGAAGCAGAAGCATCCTCGTTacttttaagatttaatatagCTAGAGGGTGTTCAAAGGAAGGTTTCATTCaatttaatgggcttgtaaaaCTTTATGCTCGAAAGAGAGGAATCACCGGAGTCGCACACGCCATGGTGCAAGCTGTCATTAGCCGCGGGATTATATCCAGCCACTCTGATCACATATGGGCAGCTTGTTACTTGCTTCTCGGATTCGGAAAGGACCCTATAGTCGTTGAGCTCAAAATATCTGAATTTTTGTTGGTCGTAAAAGAAGTGATCTTGCCACTTGCAATAAGAACATTCATTACCTTCTCTCGGTGCAGTGCTGCACTTGAGCTACTTCGCCTATGTACAGATGCATTAGAAGCAGCAGATCAAGAATTTGTCACCCCGGTTGAAAGCTGGTTGGATAAGTCATTTTGCTGGAAACCCGTTCAGACAAACGCTCAGTTGAATCCTTGTATTTGGCAAGAACTCGCGTTGGCTAGAGCGACCGTGCTTGAAGTTAGATCCAAGTTAATGGTGAGAGGGGGACAGTTTGATGTAGGAGACGATTTGATAAGGAAAGCTGTTTTTATCAGGACTTCGATATGCGGTGAAAATCATCCGGATACTATATCTGCTCGTGAGACGCTTAGCAAACTCACTAGGCTTCTTGCAAACGTTCAAAATCATACTTCACCATAA